The genome window CGAGAAGAGGCGGCCGGAGAGACGGAAGATCGACACATCCGTTTCTCCAGGTCGCCTTTTCGCTTGCCCCCCAACGGTTGAGGGGGTTTGGGTCGCGTGCTAAGGTGCGGTCATGAACGCTCCCTTTGCATCACCTCGAAAGGCGCGGCCGCTCGCGCCGGTTGCATACATGCTGGCTCTCTCTGCGCTCACGTACGCGCTCGTCGTGGGATGTGGTGGAGGCCAGGAGAGCGGCAATCAAGCAGCGAGTTCCCCCACCACCACGACGACCACGCCCCCGTCGCAACCAGCGACCGACACCGGCGCCGTCGCAGCGGATCCCATCGCGCACGGAAAACAGGTCTACCAGGCGCGCTGCGTTCTCTGCCACGGACCCGAAGGCAAGGGTGATGGACCGGCATCGGCGGCTTTGAATCCAAAGCCGCGGAACCACACCGATGGCAGCTACATGAATTCGCAGACCGACGAGCAGCTGTTGGCCGTGATCCACAACGGCAAGGGCGCGATGCCGGCCTGGAAGGCGGTGCTCACCGAGCAGGAGATGCAGGACGTCCTCAAGTACGTGAGGACCCTCGCCAAGTAAGCTGGGAAGGGGCCCGGAAGCTTGACACCACCGGACCCCTTGCTACCTTTCCGCGGGTTTGGCGGTCGCTGGCGTAGCTCAATTGGTAGAGCATCTCATTTGTAATGAGAGGGTTGGGGGTTCGAGTCCCTTCGCCAGCTCATCGTGGTCGCCGGTCAGTTCTCGCCGAGCGAGCCCGCTGCCCAGTGGAGGGGTTCCCGAGCGGCCAAAGGGAACAGACTGTAAATCTGTCGGCTTAAGCCTTCGGAGGTTCGAATCCTCCCCCCTCCACCATCATCATCATGAGCAACGACAATGGCTTGTGCGGGAATAGCTCA of Candidatus Eisenbacteria bacterium contains these proteins:
- a CDS encoding cytochrome c, with translation MLALSALTYALVVGCGGGQESGNQAASSPTTTTTTPPSQPATDTGAVAADPIAHGKQVYQARCVLCHGPEGKGDGPASAALNPKPRNHTDGSYMNSQTDEQLLAVIHNGKGAMPAWKAVLTEQEMQDVLKYVRTLAK